One window of the Candidatus Woesearchaeota archaeon genome contains the following:
- a CDS encoding metallophosphoesterase, translating to MGNTKLLEKKNFIDQCIRNGVLLNKEFLDSIDDFSAVNPLDLARKDMAVIARYNTKDLAELSPQEIERKTVYIEKKRQISALEIASPGSDPGPKDPLAEHMHGVRGNALLGTIKVVHSYSEKAKKREVQDFVGYFNARYRSIEKLLRNRQELGAVTSISRVLTKKDKETVSVIGMVKEINLTKNGNMSMTIEDPSGEINIIVNKTKPRLFSFACNITPDEILGVTGANSNKVIFANNIIHPDIPNKEMKKCNDETYALFLSDLHVGSNHFLEEKFERFLKWINQESGNDEQRNIAAKTKYIFFLGDIVDGVGVYPNQELDQNIKDVNAQYEKCFELFSKIPSHINLIICPGNHDALRIEEPQPPFYPDFSGRFLQIPNATYVSNPSFVNIHSSENFSGFDVLIYHGYSFDYYIANIDQIRTSGGYDRADLVMKYLLERRHLAPTHTSTLYIPDSEKDILVIEQVPDFFVTGHLHKTSVSQYKATTLISGSCWQDITNYQIKVGHHPEPGRVPVVNLKTREMRILRF from the coding sequence ATGGGTAACACAAAATTGCTGGAAAAAAAGAATTTCATAGACCAATGCATACGCAATGGAGTATTGCTAAACAAGGAATTCCTGGACAGCATTGATGATTTCTCAGCTGTAAATCCCTTGGACCTTGCAAGGAAAGACATGGCAGTTATAGCGCGATACAACACCAAAGACCTGGCAGAGCTTTCCCCGCAAGAAATAGAACGCAAGACGGTTTATATTGAAAAAAAGAGGCAGATTTCCGCTCTTGAAATTGCTTCGCCAGGTTCAGACCCTGGGCCCAAGGATCCCCTGGCTGAGCATATGCACGGGGTTCGTGGAAACGCCCTGCTTGGAACCATCAAAGTTGTGCACTCCTATTCGGAGAAAGCCAAAAAGAGGGAAGTTCAGGATTTTGTCGGGTATTTCAATGCCAGGTACAGGTCCATCGAAAAGCTGCTCAGAAACAGGCAGGAACTTGGCGCCGTAACATCAATATCCCGCGTGCTAACCAAGAAGGACAAGGAAACAGTTTCCGTGATTGGCATGGTAAAGGAAATTAACCTGACCAAGAACGGAAATATGAGCATGACAATAGAAGACCCCTCTGGGGAAATTAATATAATCGTCAATAAAACCAAGCCCCGGCTTTTTTCATTTGCATGCAACATCACCCCAGACGAAATTCTCGGAGTCACAGGCGCAAATTCCAACAAGGTCATTTTTGCCAACAACATAATCCATCCTGACATACCCAACAAAGAAATGAAAAAATGCAATGATGAGACTTACGCCCTGTTCCTATCTGACCTCCACGTCGGCTCCAACCATTTCCTGGAAGAAAAGTTTGAGCGTTTTTTGAAATGGATTAACCAAGAATCAGGCAACGACGAGCAAAGAAATATCGCGGCCAAGACAAAATACATCTTTTTTCTGGGGGATATTGTTGATGGCGTAGGAGTATACCCCAACCAGGAATTGGACCAAAACATAAAGGATGTAAACGCGCAATATGAAAAATGCTTTGAGCTGTTTTCCAAAATACCATCACACATCAACCTTATCATCTGCCCGGGGAATCATGACGCCTTAAGGATTGAAGAGCCGCAGCCGCCGTTTTATCCTGATTTTTCTGGCAGGTTCCTGCAAATTCCAAATGCAACATATGTCAGCAATCCAAGCTTTGTCAATATCCATTCCTCAGAAAATTTCTCCGGGTTTGATGTGCTTATCTACCATGGTTACAGTTTTGATTATTACATCGCCAATATAGACCAGATAAGGACAAGTGGCGGGTATGACCGGGCAGACCTTGTTATGAAATATCTTCTTGAAAGAAGGCACCTGGCGCCAACCCACACATCGACGCTTTACATTCCCGACTCTGAAAAAGACATACTCGTGATAGAGCAAGTACCGGATTTTTTCGTTACAGGGCACCTTCACAAAACATCAGTTTCCCAGTACAAGGCCACAACCCTCATCAGCGGCTCGTGCTGGCAGGACATCACAAACTACCAGATTAAAGTTGGGCACCATCCAGAGCCTGGGCGTGTGCCCGTTGTCAACTTAAAGACAAGGGAAATGAGGATATTGAGGTTTTAG
- a CDS encoding DNA polymerase II large subunit: MKAASPAMQDYFRNVQEKVDKAYDQATKARLRMLDPENHVDIILAKNMAERVEGLVREVSPNLAGSGMVEQIYEYEKQYNMLDWRVAFKIAEDVAKQKFCKFNTEEEAMEAGIRVGFAYLTLGIVSAPLEGFTFLKIKQRQDGKKYLSLWYSGPVRGAGGTAAATSVVLGDYIRQCMGYDTYDPTEEEISRYVREIQDYHERVTNLQYFPSEDELRFMAKHLPVEINGEPTEIFQVSNHKDLPRVETRYIRGGLCLVIAEGLCQKAPKLWLRLNKWGKDFGLGHWGFMQEFLDLQKAVKARKTKETTKERKITPNYVYIQDLVAGRPVLTYPMRAGGFRLRYGRSRISGFSSASIHPATMHLLNKYIATGTQLKLERPGKATALTPNDAIEGPIVKLIDGSVVRVDTETDAKRCAEFVKEILFLGDILSSYGDFSENGHVLVPAGYNEDIFSAEMEAKLIEKFGAEWKDKLPMGAGPTEAADKNKIENAKGITVPAETIISIVDNPHTTKIDASQSISLSKTFGMPLHPYYTYHWGILSKQELIEFAGWLQQMKVVEENGGLAKIVLPLEDAKKHAETIGLPCVVASKELVILDRDNGLAVMHTLGIENSNDARMALLKIKEMPSDNVLAIINALSKMEIKDKSGTFIGARMGRPEKAKMRRLSNSPHALFPIGDEGGRLRSVQSALESGKVTADFPSYQCPKCGTDSIFAVCIKCRGPTEKVGFCKICGKIPGTFCPRHGEIPGFMHRSIAIKEYFDAELENIGMKTFPDLIKGVRGTSNRNHVSEHLAKGIFRAKYDLYVNKDGTVRYDMTELPLTHFKPKEIGISLGKLKQLGYDKDIHGNKIKDENQIIELKPQDIILPASLGGTDESADDILFRTSKFIDDLLLNFYKMEPFYDFKSKDHLIGELVIGLAPHISAGMIGRIIGFSETQACFAHPYWHAALRRDCDGDECCVMLLMDGLLNFSRQFLPDKRGSRTMDSPLVLTSQLVPAEVDDMVQGLDIAWKYPLELFEAAMNYKPTWEVKVEQVKKRLNTEAQYENFGFTHDVSSINIGIKCSAYKTLPSMEEKLKGQMDIAEKIRAVDQSDVARLVIEKHFLRDTKGNLRKFSQQEFRCVKCNKKFRRPPLAGKCTACGGKLLFTIAEGSVLKYLEPSISLANKYGVPSYLKQTLELTKRRIEGVFGRDPERQAGLGAWFDIEPPSAE, translated from the coding sequence ATGAAAGCAGCAAGCCCGGCCATGCAGGATTACTTCAGGAATGTGCAGGAAAAGGTTGACAAGGCCTATGACCAAGCAACAAAGGCAAGGTTAAGGATGCTGGATCCTGAAAACCACGTTGACATCATCTTGGCAAAGAACATGGCTGAGCGGGTGGAAGGACTTGTCAGGGAAGTTTCGCCGAACCTTGCCGGAAGCGGCATGGTCGAGCAGATTTATGAGTACGAGAAACAATACAACATGCTTGACTGGAGAGTTGCATTCAAAATTGCAGAAGATGTTGCCAAGCAGAAATTCTGCAAATTCAATACAGAAGAAGAAGCAATGGAGGCAGGGATAAGGGTCGGGTTTGCCTACCTGACTTTGGGGATTGTGTCTGCGCCGCTGGAAGGATTTACTTTTTTAAAGATCAAGCAGAGGCAGGATGGCAAGAAATACCTTTCCCTATGGTACTCCGGGCCCGTAAGGGGGGCCGGCGGGACTGCCGCAGCAACTTCAGTCGTGCTGGGGGACTACATCCGACAATGCATGGGATATGACACCTATGACCCGACAGAAGAGGAGATTAGCCGCTATGTGCGGGAAATCCAAGATTACCATGAACGCGTCACAAACCTGCAATATTTTCCGAGCGAAGACGAGCTTAGGTTCATGGCCAAGCACTTGCCAGTCGAGATCAATGGCGAGCCCACTGAAATATTCCAGGTTTCAAACCACAAGGATTTGCCAAGGGTGGAAACAAGGTATATCCGGGGGGGCCTGTGCCTTGTAATTGCTGAAGGGCTCTGCCAGAAGGCGCCAAAATTATGGCTCAGGCTCAATAAGTGGGGGAAGGACTTTGGCCTGGGGCATTGGGGGTTTATGCAGGAATTTCTTGACCTGCAAAAAGCTGTCAAGGCAAGAAAAACAAAAGAAACAACAAAGGAAAGGAAAATAACCCCCAATTATGTTTACATTCAGGACCTTGTGGCAGGAAGGCCCGTGCTGACCTACCCTATGAGGGCAGGCGGATTCAGGCTGAGATATGGCAGGTCCAGGATTTCAGGATTTTCTTCTGCTTCAATACATCCTGCCACTATGCACCTGCTCAACAAATACATTGCAACAGGGACGCAACTGAAGCTTGAAAGGCCGGGGAAAGCCACAGCATTAACACCAAACGACGCAATAGAAGGCCCCATAGTCAAGCTCATAGATGGCTCGGTAGTCCGGGTTGACACAGAGACTGATGCAAAAAGGTGCGCGGAATTTGTCAAGGAAATCCTTTTCCTTGGGGACATTCTGTCCAGTTATGGTGATTTTTCAGAAAATGGGCATGTCCTGGTCCCTGCCGGCTATAACGAAGATATTTTTTCAGCGGAGATGGAGGCAAAGCTGATTGAAAAATTCGGGGCTGAATGGAAAGACAAATTGCCAATGGGCGCTGGCCCTACCGAAGCTGCAGATAAAAATAAAATTGAGAATGCCAAAGGCATTACTGTCCCGGCCGAGACCATAATCTCCATTGTCGATAACCCACACACAACCAAGATTGATGCATCACAATCAATTTCATTGTCCAAGACTTTTGGCATGCCTTTGCATCCTTATTACACTTATCATTGGGGGATACTGAGCAAACAGGAATTGATAGAGTTTGCCGGATGGCTCCAGCAGATGAAGGTTGTTGAGGAGAATGGGGGGTTAGCCAAGATTGTATTGCCGCTTGAAGATGCCAAAAAGCACGCGGAGACAATTGGCTTGCCTTGCGTTGTGGCCAGCAAGGAACTAGTTATACTTGACAGGGACAATGGCCTGGCAGTGATGCACACTTTGGGCATAGAAAATAGCAATGATGCCAGGATGGCGCTTCTAAAAATCAAGGAAATGCCTTCGGACAACGTGCTGGCAATAATCAATGCTTTGTCCAAGATGGAAATAAAGGACAAGTCAGGCACTTTCATCGGAGCCAGGATGGGCAGGCCAGAAAAGGCCAAAATGAGAAGGCTGTCAAACAGCCCGCATGCACTTTTTCCTATCGGGGATGAAGGAGGGAGGCTTAGGAGCGTTCAGTCCGCATTGGAGTCCGGAAAGGTGACAGCAGATTTTCCAAGCTATCAGTGCCCCAAATGCGGCACTGATTCAATCTTCGCGGTCTGTATTAAATGCAGGGGGCCAACAGAGAAAGTTGGCTTTTGCAAAATCTGCGGGAAAATTCCTGGAACGTTCTGCCCACGGCATGGAGAAATACCTGGGTTTATGCACAGAAGCATAGCAATCAAGGAGTATTTTGATGCCGAACTGGAAAATATCGGGATGAAAACTTTTCCTGACCTGATAAAAGGGGTGAGGGGGACCTCCAACAGAAACCACGTTTCAGAGCATCTTGCAAAAGGCATTTTCAGGGCAAAATATGACCTGTATGTCAATAAGGATGGCACAGTCAGATATGACATGACTGAACTGCCGCTAACTCATTTCAAGCCAAAGGAAATCGGAATTTCGCTGGGCAAACTGAAACAGCTTGGCTATGACAAAGATATTCATGGAAACAAAATCAAAGACGAGAACCAGATTATTGAACTTAAGCCACAAGACATAATCTTGCCAGCATCATTAGGCGGCACAGATGAGTCAGCTGATGATATCCTGTTCAGGACCTCAAAATTTATCGATGATTTGCTCCTAAATTTCTACAAGATGGAGCCATTTTATGATTTCAAGAGCAAGGACCACCTGATTGGGGAATTGGTCATTGGGCTGGCGCCCCATATCTCAGCAGGCATGATAGGCCGCATAATAGGATTCTCAGAAACGCAGGCGTGCTTTGCCCACCCTTATTGGCATGCCGCGCTAAGAAGGGACTGCGATGGTGACGAATGCTGTGTCATGCTTTTGATGGATGGCCTGCTAAATTTTTCAAGGCAATTCCTCCCTGACAAAAGGGGCAGCCGCACTATGGACTCCCCGCTGGTGCTGACCTCCCAGCTCGTTCCGGCAGAGGTTGATGATATGGTGCAGGGCCTGGACATTGCATGGAAATACCCCCTTGAACTATTTGAGGCAGCCATGAATTACAAGCCAACCTGGGAAGTTAAGGTGGAACAGGTTAAAAAAAGGCTAAACACAGAAGCGCAGTATGAGAATTTTGGGTTTACCCATGATGTCTCCAGCATAAACATCGGCATAAAGTGCTCAGCTTACAAGACCCTGCCGAGCATGGAAGAAAAGCTTAAAGGCCAGATGGACATTGCTGAAAAGATCAGGGCAGTTGACCAAAGCGACGTGGCCCGCCTGGTTATTGAAAAGCATTTCCTCCGCGACACCAAGGGGAACCTCAGGAAATTTTCGCAGCAGGAATTCCGCTGCGTCAAATGCAATAAAAAGTTCAGGAGGCCGCCATTGGCTGGAAAGTGCACAGCATGCGGCGGCAAGCTATTATTCACAATAGCGGAAGGCTCGGTGCTGAAATACCTCGAGCCAAGCATCAGCCTGGCAAATAAATACGGGGTCCCGAGCTATCTCAAGCAGACACTGGAGCTTACCAAGCGGAGAATAGAGGGTGTTTTTGGCCGTGACCCGGAAAGGCAGGCAGGGCTGGGCGCTTGGTTTGACATTGAGCCACCCTCTGCAGAATAA
- a CDS encoding translation initiation factor IF-2 subunit beta — protein MADYENMLDKARDKLPEHILKSERFEIPKVIGHIQGNRTIISNFSHIADSLRRPVAHLQKYILKELATPGNLTKTALIIGRKVSASMINQKILQYADLVVFCKECKKADTKMEKDGDVTSIKCMVCGAKHPVNARI, from the coding sequence ATGGCAGATTATGAAAACATGCTTGACAAGGCCCGTGACAAATTGCCAGAGCATATCCTGAAAAGTGAAAGGTTTGAAATCCCCAAGGTCATAGGCCACATACAAGGAAATAGGACCATTATTAGCAATTTCAGCCATATTGCTGATTCTTTGAGAAGGCCTGTCGCTCATCTGCAAAAATATATTCTGAAGGAATTGGCAACGCCCGGTAACCTGACAAAAACAGCCCTGATTATTGGCAGAAAGGTTTCTGCAAGCATGATAAACCAGAAAATTTTGCAGTACGCTGATTTGGTTGTCTTTTGCAAGGAATGCAAGAAGGCCGACACGAAAATGGAAAAGGATGGGGATGTGACATCCATCAAGTGCATGGTTTGCGGCGCCAAGCACCCTGTTAACGCAAGGATTTAG